Proteins from one Paraburkholderia sp. BL10I2N1 genomic window:
- a CDS encoding acyltransferase codes for MREHTVVGSFEGARGVAALLVAVYHFSLFMPFNLPYPVFIRYGYLFVDLFFVLSGYVICSSYQNRLSSGNAFWNFAIRRFGRLFPLLIFSTAVYVLIPNLHALTKYVLVVLGHQNMFASPTSSGYFLPSGAEILATLTMTHGLGLFDKAILNYVSWSISTEFYTYMLFAGVCIAISGRVRLAAFALLSVLAFLITCWASLVWHDCIANVECLNITYDFGLTRCIASFFMGCLTFHAAKFATRHESALQACALLAAGGIFMALKHAPALALGLPFVFALLILSLSSDRGFVARCLRSKPAQMLGCRSYSIYLLHPALIYLFGLAARYSVRPAFGIVTLSIYLTTLFIVSGLTYRFIEVPFRDVFNRWAGKQRLAPATEYLVRPD; via the coding sequence ATGCGTGAACATACGGTGGTGGGTTCATTCGAAGGCGCCCGCGGGGTCGCGGCGCTGCTGGTTGCCGTCTATCACTTCAGCCTTTTCATGCCCTTCAACCTGCCGTATCCGGTGTTCATCCGGTACGGCTACCTGTTTGTCGATCTTTTCTTCGTCCTGAGTGGCTACGTCATCTGCTCTTCGTATCAGAACCGGCTCAGTAGCGGCAACGCTTTCTGGAACTTCGCGATCCGCCGGTTCGGGCGGCTTTTTCCTCTGCTCATATTTTCGACGGCGGTCTACGTCCTCATTCCCAATCTGCACGCCCTGACCAAATACGTCCTCGTCGTGCTCGGTCATCAGAACATGTTCGCGAGTCCAACATCCTCGGGCTACTTCCTGCCGTCGGGGGCCGAGATCCTCGCCACGCTGACGATGACGCACGGCCTTGGTCTCTTCGACAAGGCCATCCTGAACTACGTCAGCTGGAGCATCAGCACGGAGTTCTACACCTACATGCTGTTCGCGGGCGTGTGCATCGCGATTTCGGGCCGCGTGAGACTGGCCGCCTTTGCGCTGCTCAGCGTCTTGGCGTTCCTGATCACCTGCTGGGCGAGCCTCGTCTGGCATGATTGCATCGCCAACGTGGAGTGCCTGAACATCACCTACGATTTTGGCCTGACACGATGCATTGCATCGTTCTTCATGGGCTGTCTTACGTTTCACGCCGCGAAATTCGCCACGCGTCATGAGAGCGCGCTGCAGGCATGCGCGCTGCTGGCTGCCGGGGGCATTTTCATGGCGCTTAAGCATGCACCGGCTCTCGCCCTGGGACTGCCGTTTGTTTTCGCGCTGCTGATCCTGTCGCTCTCATCCGACCGGGGCTTCGTGGCCCGGTGTCTCAGGAGCAAACCCGCGCAGATGTTGGGCTGCCGTTCCTATTCCATCTATCTTCTGCATCCGGCGCTCATCTACCTGTTTGGGCTCGCGGCACGATATTCCGTCCGACCTGCCTTCGGGATCGTGACGCTATCGATCTACCTGACGACGCTCTTTATCGTCTCAGGGCTGACATACCGTTTTATCGAAGTGCCGTTCCGCGATGTCTTCAATCGATGGGCGGGAAAGCAACGGCTCGCGCCGGCAACGGAATATCTGGTGCGGCCAGACTAG